The following coding sequences are from one Verrucosispora sp. WMMD573 window:
- the dop gene encoding depupylase/deamidase Dop, producing MSVRRIMGTEVEYGISVPGQAGANPMVTSSQVVNAYGARPELNRGGRARWDYEEESPLRDARGFTYSGAAYDPAEALADEDLGLANVILTNGARLYVDHAHPEYSTPEVTNPRDVVRWDKAGERVMAEASRRAATIPGTAPIHLYKNNTDNKGASYGAHENYLMRRQTPFADIVAYLTPFFVTRQIVCGAGRVGIGQDGGQSGFQISQRADFFEVEVGLETTLKRPIINTRDEPHADADKYRRLHVIIGDANLSEISTYLKVGTTALILTMIEEKALGPDLGIADPVGELRAVSHDPSLSHLMRLRDGRRLTAMDVQWAYLERVRAFVDDRYGNDVDEQTADVLNRWEDVLDRLGRDVMLCADELDWVAKLRLLEGYREREKLGWGSHKLQLVDLQYSDVRPEKGLYHRLVSRGSMKTLLSDEESRTAMTEPPEDTRAYFRGRCLAQYPSEVVAASWDSVIFDVGRESLVRVPMMEPERGTRRHVGELFDRCASAKDLLETLTGG from the coding sequence CCTACGGCGCCCGACCGGAACTGAACCGCGGTGGCCGGGCCCGCTGGGACTACGAGGAGGAGTCGCCGCTGCGGGACGCCCGGGGCTTCACCTACTCCGGCGCGGCCTACGACCCGGCCGAGGCGCTCGCCGACGAGGACCTCGGCCTGGCCAACGTGATCCTGACCAACGGGGCGCGGCTCTACGTCGACCATGCCCACCCGGAGTACTCCACCCCCGAGGTCACCAACCCCCGCGACGTCGTCCGCTGGGACAAGGCGGGAGAGCGGGTGATGGCGGAGGCTTCGCGGCGGGCCGCCACGATCCCCGGCACGGCACCGATCCACCTCTACAAGAACAACACCGACAACAAGGGCGCCAGCTACGGCGCGCACGAGAACTACCTCATGCGCCGGCAGACGCCGTTCGCCGACATCGTGGCGTACCTGACGCCGTTCTTCGTCACCCGACAGATCGTCTGCGGTGCCGGCCGCGTCGGCATCGGCCAGGACGGCGGCCAGAGCGGCTTCCAGATCTCCCAGCGCGCCGACTTCTTCGAGGTCGAGGTCGGCCTCGAGACCACGCTCAAGCGGCCGATCATCAACACCCGCGACGAGCCGCACGCCGACGCGGACAAGTACCGCCGCCTGCACGTCATCATCGGAGACGCGAACCTCTCGGAGATCTCCACCTACCTCAAGGTGGGCACCACCGCGTTGATCCTCACGATGATCGAGGAGAAGGCGCTCGGCCCCGACCTCGGCATCGCCGATCCCGTCGGCGAGCTGCGCGCGGTCAGTCACGACCCGTCTCTGTCGCACCTGATGCGGCTGCGCGACGGACGCCGGCTGACCGCGATGGACGTGCAGTGGGCCTACCTGGAGCGGGTGCGCGCGTTCGTTGACGACCGCTACGGCAACGACGTGGACGAGCAGACCGCCGACGTGCTGAACCGGTGGGAAGACGTGCTCGACCGGCTGGGGCGCGATGTGATGCTCTGCGCCGACGAACTCGACTGGGTGGCGAAGCTGCGGCTGCTGGAGGGCTACCGGGAGCGGGAGAAGCTCGGCTGGGGCTCGCACAAGCTCCAGCTGGTCGACCTGCAGTATTCCGACGTACGCCCGGAGAAGGGTCTCTACCACCGGCTGGTCTCCCGCGGATCCATGAAGACGCTGCTCAGCGACGAGGAGAGCCGTACGGCGATGACGGAGCCGCCCGAGGACACCCGGGCCTACTTCCGGGGCCGCTGCCTGGCCCAGTACCCCTCCGAAGTGGTCGCCGCCAGCTGGGATTCGGTGATCTTCGACGTCGGCCGGGAGTCGTTGGTGCGGGTGCCGATGATGGAGCCGGAGCGTGGCACCAGGCGGCATGTCGGCGAGTTGTTCGACCGCTGCGCCAGCGCCAAGGATCTGCTGGAGACCCTGACCGGCGGCTGA